A segment of the Geobacillus kaustophilus genome:
CGTGTGATTTGAAGAAGATCGATATCTCACAATAATTGTACCATAATATTACAAATATTTTTAAAATATCCTGCTTTTTTTAGTGATTCTATCTGATCGAAAATAAAAAAGTGCTGGCATAAACCTATGCCAACACCTTTTCCCAGTTACCATTATTATTTTCTAGTTACCAACTTTATTTTTCAGTATGCGACTTTATTTTCCGCAGATAATAGAAAAAACAAAAGCCTGCTGGATTCACCAACAGGCTTTCAGTTCCCGACTTTTTTGTTCGGTACCTAACTTTTTTGTCCGGTTCCCGACTTTTTTGTCAAGTACCCGACTTTTTTGTCATTCAACAACAGCCTTTCCGACCAACGAACCGCTCACTCTACCGTCACGCTTTTCGCCAAGTTGCGTGGTTTGTCGACGTCGCAACCGCGATGCAAGGCCGCATAATACGCGATCAACTGCAGCGGTACGACGGAAACAAGCGGCGTGAGAGCCGGATGGACGGCTGGGATGATGAAGCGATCTCCTTCTCCTTCTAAGCCGCGCATCGAGATAACGCATGGATTCGCGCCACGGGCAACGACTTCTTTTACATTGCCGCGAATGCTTAAGTTGACGTGCTCTTGGGTAGCGAGGGCGATGACCGGCGTGCCATCTTCGATGAGGGCGATCGTACCGTGTTTCAACTCACCACCAGCAAACCCTTCCGCTTGGATATAGGAGATTTCTTTCAGCTTGAGCGCACCTTCTAAGCAGACATAGTAGTCAACCGCACGGCCAATAAAGAAGCAGTTGCGCGTCAGCGTTAAGTAGTCGCTCGCGATTTTCTCCATTTCCTCTTTCGCGTCGCACAGCATTTCCATCACATTGGCGATGATGGCGAGCTCTTTTGTCAAGTCAAAATCCAATTCGAGGCCTTTTGCTTTCGCCGCGGCCGCCGCCAAAATCGCCAGCACCGCAATTTGCGCCGTGTACGCCTTCGTCGAAGCTACCGCGATTTCCGGGCCGGCGTGCAATAAAAGCGTATAGTCAGCTTCGCGCGACAACGTCGAACCTGGGACGTTCGTGATCGTGATCGCTTTATGGCCGAGTTTGTTCGTTTGCACGAGCACGGCGCGGCTGTCAGCTGTCTCGCCGCTTTGCGAAATAAAGAGGAAGAGCGGCTTTTCCGACAACAGCGGCATGTTGTACGAAAATTCGCTGGCGATGTGCACTTCAACCGGAATTTTCGCCCACGATTCGATCAATTGTTTGCCGACGAGACCCGCGTGGTAGCTCGTTCCGCACGCGACAATGTACAGGCGGTCAGCGTTCAGCACTTCGTTGATGATCGCTTGGTCAATCGCCAATCCGCCGTTTTCATCTTGGTACTTTTGGATGATGCGGCGGATGACAAATGGCTGCTCGTCGATTTCTTTCAACATATAGTGCGGATACGTTCCTTTTTCAATGTCGCTCGCATCGAGCTCGGCCGTAAACGGCTGCCGTTCGACGGTTTCACCGTCCAGCGTTTGAATCGTGACGTTCTCGCTCGTGACGATGACCATTTCCCCGTCCATCAGTTCGACGAATTGGTTGGTCACTTGAAGCATCGCCATCGCGTCGCTGGCGACGACATTAAACCCATCACCCAATCCGACGAGAAGCGGGCTTTTGTTTTTCGCTGCGTAGATCGTGTTTTCGTCTTGCGCATCGATCATGGCGATGGCGTACGACCCTTTTAACAGCGAGAGCGTTTTTCGAAACGCTTCTTTCGTCGTCAGCCCGTCGTGGACAAATTTTTCCACAAGCTGGACAATCACTTCCGTGTCGGTGTCGCTTTGAAACGCGACATCGGCTAAATAATCGCGCTTCACCATTTCATAGTTCTCGATGACGCCGTTATGCACGAGCGTAAAACGGCCCGACGCGCTTTGATGCGGGTGAGCGTTCACCCGGCTTGGCGCCCCGTGCGTCGCCCAACGTGTATGGCCGATGCCGACGGTCGCTTTCACATTCGGATCGACGATGCGGCGCAAATCTGCGATCCGTCCTTTTTCCTTAAATACGTGCACGCCGTTTTCGTTCAATACGGCGATCCCCGCCGAATCGTAGCCGCGATACTCGAGTTTTTCCAATCCGCGCAGTAAAATTTCTTTCACATCTTGGTAACCGATATAACCAACAATGCCGCACATGGCAAATGTTCCTCCTTTTCATCTTGGAGGCTGCCGCCAACGAGATCCGTTCTGTCCAGTTGTCAAAGAGCAAATTAGGGGCCTCGCCGATGAACGCGGCAGACTCCCTTCTTGTGGGTTCGTGCGATGACATCCTCCCCTTTGTGCAAAGGGTCACCCCTTTGTTTTAAGAGAGGACTTGCGGCTGTCATCGCTCCAGCCGGGAGGCATCCGCCGAAAACCTCGATAAACCTCCTCCTCGTCAACTAAGCGCGCTTCCGCTCCGCGCTTAGTCCAGGCGCTTTTGTCTCGTCAAAACCGATGCAACAACCAACCACCTTTTTGCTTTGTTGGCCATGCCTGCGGTTGCGGCAAGCCATCACTTCACCATGTTCCGTTCTTCGCCCTTCCATCGCCTCCTTTCAAGAAAAAGGCAACAACGTTAATATTACAGGACATTCCCATCGGCGTCAACTATCTGTATAAAATAACCTATGCATAAACGGAAGCGAACGTTCCGTTTATGCATAGGGTGGTTGTCCAAGCGGACGGTTATTCCGCTCCCATTTCACGGCGGACGACATCCGCGATCCGCTCAACATAGGCGCGGCACGCTTCCTCCGTCGGGGCCTCAGCCATAATGCGCACGAGCGGTTCGGTGCCCGATGGGCGGACAAGAACGCGGCCGTTGCCGTTCATTTCCGCTTCCACTTCTGCGATCACACTCTTCACTTGCTCATTTTCCATCACTTTTTCTTTCTCTTTTACCCGGACGTTCACAAGCAGCTGCGGATATTTTTTCATTTCGCCCGCCAATTCGGAAAGCGGCTTGCCTTTGATTTTCATGATGTTGACAAGCTGAAGCGCCGTCAACATCCCGTCTCCCGTCGTGTTGTAGTCGAGGAAGATGATGTGTCCGGACTGCTCGCCGCCGAGGTTGTAGCCGTTCTTTTTCATTTCCTCGACGACATAGCGGTCGCCGACAGCTGTCTGCACGCTTTTAATGCCTTGCGCCTCAAGCGCTTTGTAAAACCCGAGATTGCTCATGACGGTTGAGACGACGGTTTGTTGTTTGAGACGGCCTGTTTCTTTTAAATATTTGGCGCAAATGTACATAATTTGATCGCCGTCGACGATGCTGCCGTTCTCATCCACAGCGATGAGGCGATCGCCGTCGCCGTCAAAAGCGAGCCCGACATCAGCACCTTTTTCTTTGACAAACGCGGCCAGCGCTTCGGGATGGGTGGAGCCGACCCCTTCGTTAATGTTGAGCCCATTGGGCGACGCCCCCATCGTGACGACATCCGCATCCAAATCGGCAAATAAGTACGTTGCAAGCGATGACGTCGCCCCGTGCGCGCAGTCGAGGGCGATTTTCATCCCGGAAAAATCTTCTTCATCGATCGTTTGTTTTAAATACTGCAAATATTTTTGTCCGCCTTCAAAGTAGTCGTTGACTTGCCCAAGCCCAGCCCCAATCGGCCGCGGCAGCATGTCCTCCGCGCTGTCGATCAACGCCTCAATCTCCGCTTCCTGCTCATCCGACAGCTTAAACCCGTCCGGACCGAAAAATTTGATGCCGTTATCTTGCACCGGATTGTGGGAGGCGGAAATCATAATGCCGGCCTGCGCGCCGAGCGCCTTCGTCAAATAGGCGACGCCTGGCGTGGAGATGACGCCAAGGCGCATGACTTCCGCTCCAATCGAGAGCAACCCGGCGACAAGAGCCCCTTCAAGCATATGGCCGGAAATGCGCGTATCGCGCCCGATCAGCACTTTTGGGCGCTCAGCGCTTTTCGTCAGCACATATCCTCCGCAGCGCCCGATTTGAAACGCCAGCTCTGGCGTCAATTCACGATTCGCGACTCCTCGTACACCATCAGTGCCAAAATATTTGCCCATTGGCTCACTCTCTCCTTACTATGCAGTTTATTGTGCAGTTGCTTTTTCGCTAATATGAACCATCGCTGTTTCCGTCGAAGGTTGCCATTGAACGTCGTTAGGATTGTCCCATTGAATAGGGACTTGATGCTCGCCGACATCAAGCCCGCTGACATCGACATACAAACGGACGTCATCTTTTGTCAATCCGCGGACAATGTCAGGTGGACCGATCAGTCGAATCGTAATCTTTCCTTCAACCGGTTTGACAAATTCCGCTTTGTATGAATCCGGCAAGCCGACGACGGCGATCGGCACGTCTTTCCACGTTTGCGTGACGTCTTTTTCCACATCAATATGCACCTTGATTTTGTCTGGGTCGACGCTTTTTGCCCCATCAGGGAGCGGAACGTCAAGTTCTACCGTCTCATCATCGGTAATATCGTCCAAGTCAACTGTCAATCCTTCCAACTTGTCAATACGGTTCAGCACCTCTTTTGGTCCGTAAATCGTGACCCGATCCGGCTCCGGCGTGATGCTGACAAGATGCACGCCATCCGGCAGCTCCCCAGTTGTTCGCACTTGAACCGGCACCGTCTTGCTCGGGCTTTCCACCGGAACGGTCACTTCCACCGACGATGGCTCTGGTTCGATATCCAACTCATTCCCCCGCCGATCGTACACCCGAACGCGCGCTTCTCTCGTCAGCGTTTCCGTCGCTCCATCTAAGTCGACGATGGCTTTGACAAACGCAATCTCGTCGATCAGTTCCTTCGCCCCTGTAATCGTCACAGCATTTGGTTTCACCATCGGTTCTCCAACAGAATAGCCATCCGGCATTTTGTTTCGATTGAAAAATTCAACACCGACCGAAAACCGTTTCGACACTTTTTCGCGAATGGTCACTTTTGCCGAGGCAGGCTGAATCGTCACTTTCAACTTATCGGAAATGTCCCTGTATTTGATCGGCACCGTGTATGTCCCTAACGGCAATTCCGTTAAATCGACATACACTTCGAAATTCCGCTGCAGAGCCGTCGGCTTAACAATGCTGGCCGGCCCTTGGAGCGTAACATTCACGTATTTCGGGACGCCAGATACGACCAAGTTGTCTTCATCATAGTAAGCGACCACCGGAATATCGATCAGCGTTTCCGCATCTTCCTGGCCAAACGTGTTGCGCGTCTCGCCGGTTTTCGCCCCAACATTGGCCGACATATACAGCATAATCGCTAACAACAAGGAAACGACGCGAATAAACCAAGGATGGTCCATCAACTTATCCATGTTTCTTCCCCCTCCATTGCCAACGGGAAGAGGCGGACGCCTTCGTCGCTGGAGCAAGTTCGCCGGTCAACAGCTCCCGAAACTCATCGATCGTTAAATCGCGGTACAGCTCACCGTTTTTCGTCAACGATACTGCTCCCGTCTCTTCCGACACGACAACAGTGACACTGTCCGTCACTTCGCTGATGCCGAGCGCCGCCCGATGGCGTGTTCCGAGCTCTTTCGAAATAAACGGACTTTCCGATAACGGTAAATAACAGGCCGCCGCAGCGATTTGATTTTTTTGAATAATGACCGCCCCGTCATGAAGCGGCGTGTTCGGAATGAAAATATTAATAAGCAGCTCGGACGATACGTGTGCGTTCAACAAAATTCCGGTTTCGACGTAATCATTCATCCCTGTCTCCCGCTCGATGGAAATCAGCGCGCCGATGCGCCGTTTCGCCATATACTCGGTCGCTTTTACAATAGCTTCTACCATTCGCATTCGGTCTTCATCTTCATTAACCGTATTGCGGGTGAACAGCCTTCCGCGGCCGAGCTGCTCAAGCGCGCGCCGCAATTCCGGCTGAAAAATGATGATGATCGCGAGAAACCCCCAAATGATCGCCTGATCCATCAGCCATTGCAGCGTCGTCAATCCGAGATAATTGCTCACAAAACGCACTAAAATAATTAAAAAAATGCCTTTTAACAGCTGAATGGCCTTCGTCCCGCGGATCATCATGATCAACTTGTAAATCACATACCAAACGACAAGAATATCAACCACTTTTAACAAATATGACACGATGGGGAGCTCTTCGAAGGACATCTTCACACTTCCTTTATCTCTAATTCCAATCTGCTGATGGTCATGGAAAAAGCCATCGAACGATGGCTGCCATCATTCAATCGATTGGAGCGCACGATTGAACCTTTCTTTAATATTATACCAAATCCATTCAAACACTTGATTAATTTCCTCCACTTCTCCTGTCACTTGCCCGGCGGACGCCATATATTTCTTTCCATGGATCACAGTCACATCCCCATCAACCGTTCCTTCAATCCGAATCGAGCCATTGCGGACGACAATATCCCCTTTGACCGTT
Coding sequences within it:
- a CDS encoding YbbR-like domain-containing protein; protein product: MDKLMDHPWFIRVVSLLLAIMLYMSANVGAKTGETRNTFGQEDAETLIDIPVVAYYDEDNLVVSGVPKYVNVTLQGPASIVKPTALQRNFEVYVDLTELPLGTYTVPIKYRDISDKLKVTIQPASAKVTIREKVSKRFSVGVEFFNRNKMPDGYSVGEPMVKPNAVTITGAKELIDEIAFVKAIVDLDGATETLTREARVRVYDRRGNELDIEPEPSSVEVTVPVESPSKTVPVQVRTTGELPDGVHLVSITPEPDRVTIYGPKEVLNRIDKLEGLTVDLDDITDDETVELDVPLPDGAKSVDPDKIKVHIDVEKDVTQTWKDVPIAVVGLPDSYKAEFVKPVEGKITIRLIGPPDIVRGLTKDDVRLYVDVSGLDVGEHQVPIQWDNPNDVQWQPSTETAMVHISEKATAQ
- the glmM gene encoding phosphoglucosamine mutase, coding for MGKYFGTDGVRGVANRELTPELAFQIGRCGGYVLTKSAERPKVLIGRDTRISGHMLEGALVAGLLSIGAEVMRLGVISTPGVAYLTKALGAQAGIMISASHNPVQDNGIKFFGPDGFKLSDEQEAEIEALIDSAEDMLPRPIGAGLGQVNDYFEGGQKYLQYLKQTIDEEDFSGMKIALDCAHGATSSLATYLFADLDADVVTMGASPNGLNINEGVGSTHPEALAAFVKEKGADVGLAFDGDGDRLIAVDENGSIVDGDQIMYICAKYLKETGRLKQQTVVSTVMSNLGFYKALEAQGIKSVQTAVGDRYVVEEMKKNGYNLGGEQSGHIIFLDYNTTGDGMLTALQLVNIMKIKGKPLSELAGEMKKYPQLLVNVRVKEKEKVMENEQVKSVIAEVEAEMNGNGRVLVRPSGTEPLVRIMAEAPTEEACRAYVERIADVVRREMGAE
- the glmS gene encoding glutamine--fructose-6-phosphate transaminase (isomerizing), translated to MCGIVGYIGYQDVKEILLRGLEKLEYRGYDSAGIAVLNENGVHVFKEKGRIADLRRIVDPNVKATVGIGHTRWATHGAPSRVNAHPHQSASGRFTLVHNGVIENYEMVKRDYLADVAFQSDTDTEVIVQLVEKFVHDGLTTKEAFRKTLSLLKGSYAIAMIDAQDENTIYAAKNKSPLLVGLGDGFNVVASDAMAMLQVTNQFVELMDGEMVIVTSENVTIQTLDGETVERQPFTAELDASDIEKGTYPHYMLKEIDEQPFVIRRIIQKYQDENGGLAIDQAIINEVLNADRLYIVACGTSYHAGLVGKQLIESWAKIPVEVHIASEFSYNMPLLSEKPLFLFISQSGETADSRAVLVQTNKLGHKAITITNVPGSTLSREADYTLLLHAGPEIAVASTKAYTAQIAVLAILAAAAAKAKGLELDFDLTKELAIIANVMEMLCDAKEEMEKIASDYLTLTRNCFFIGRAVDYYVCLEGALKLKEISYIQAEGFAGGELKHGTIALIEDGTPVIALATQEHVNLSIRGNVKEVVARGANPCVISMRGLEGEGDRFIIPAVHPALTPLVSVVPLQLIAYYAALHRGCDVDKPRNLAKSVTVE
- the cdaA gene encoding diadenylate cyclase CdaA is translated as MSFEELPIVSYLLKVVDILVVWYVIYKLIMMIRGTKAIQLLKGIFLIILVRFVSNYLGLTTLQWLMDQAIIWGFLAIIIIFQPELRRALEQLGRGRLFTRNTVNEDEDRMRMVEAIVKATEYMAKRRIGALISIERETGMNDYVETGILLNAHVSSELLINIFIPNTPLHDGAVIIQKNQIAAAACYLPLSESPFISKELGTRHRAALGISEVTDSVTVVVSEETGAVSLTKNGELYRDLTIDEFRELLTGELAPATKASASSRWQWRGKKHG